In Papaver somniferum cultivar HN1 chromosome 1, ASM357369v1, whole genome shotgun sequence, a genomic segment contains:
- the LOC113276372 gene encoding pentatricopeptide repeat-containing protein At1g62914, mitochondrial-like, whose translation MVSAFSNHEKKGKKGQKNQISDLDESDFDRDKGVSKILKARDSSSAHQRPGPNGSLLFFFSSDTNLCSCRCMNSEKQAKKNECPQKDVMILYKRMNLVGFKPCLITFNILINSCCQSKNTDTGFSLFGGVLKRGYHPDVYTFTYLIKGLCLQTKIHCAMKLFDRMIEMGIEPNECTCVALITGLCRTGNIHLALKVQNNMVRWNNFEPNVYSYCVIIDSLCKGGLLDEALNLFLQMINDAKIALNVVVYNTLINGL comes from the exons ATGGTATCAGCCTTTAGCAATCATGAAAAGAAGGGAAAAAAAGGACAGAAAAATCAGATATCTGACTTGGACGAGTCAGATTTTGACCGAGACAAAGGTGTCAGTAAGATACTAAAGGCCAGAGACTCGAGCAGTGCACACCAAAGGCCAGGGCCCAATGGGTCattgctcttttttttttccagcgACACAAATTTGTGTTCATGTAGATGCATGAATAGTGAAAAACAGGCAAAAAAAAATGAGTGCCCTCAGAAGG ATGTAATGATCTTGTATAAGAGAATGAATTTGGTTGGGTTCAAACCCTGTCTCATTACATTCAACATTTTGATTAACAGTTGTTGTCAATCCAAGAATACTGACACTGGGTTCAGCTTGTTTGGGGGTGTTCTAAAGAGGGGTTATCATCCTGATGTATATACTTTCACTTATTTGATCAAAGGGTTGTGTTTGCAGACGAAGATTCATTGTGCCATGAAGCTGTTTGACAGAATGATTGAGATGGGAATTGAACCGAATGAATGTACATGTGTAGCTTTAATAACTGGGCTGTGTAGAACAGGCAATATACATCTTGCTCTTAAGGTGCAAAACAACATGGTTAGATGGAACAACTTTGAGCCGAATGTTTATTCCTATTGTGTTATCATAGATTCTCTATGCAAAGGAGGTTTACTGGACGAGGCATTGAATCTGTTTTTGCAAATGATAAATGATGCGAAGATAGCATTGAATGTTGTAGTTTATAACACGTTGATTAATGGTCTTTGA